TTAGTAAAACTTGTGAGACCTCAATATTGGAGGTTTTATGAATGTTCGTGGAAAAACAGCTCTAATTACTGGAGCTTCGAGGGGTATTGGTCGGGCGATCGCTTTAGAACTAGCTCAACAGGGTGCAAAATGCCTAATTTTGGTAGCCCGCGATCTAGAACGCTTAAACTCTGTTGCCTCAGAAGTGGAAGCTCTAGGTATCGAAGCGGTGAGCTTACCGCTCGATCTATCGCAGACAATCGAGGTAAATATTGCGATCGCCCAAGTATGGCGTGATTGTGGTCCAATTGACATTTTGGTGAACTGTGCTGGTGTAGCGCATCAATCATCATTTTTGCGATCGCGCCTTCAAGATGTGCAATCCGAACTTGAAGTTAACTTGCTGGGTATGTATGCAATCACGAGAATGGTAGCCCGACGGATGGCAGTGCAGCGCCATGGCAGAATCATCAATGTTTCTAGCCTCATGGGTAAAGTAGCTGCGCCGAC
This genomic stretch from Pseudanabaena galeata CCNP1313 harbors:
- a CDS encoding SDR family NAD(P)-dependent oxidoreductase; amino-acid sequence: MNVRGKTALITGASRGIGRAIALELAQQGAKCLILVARDLERLNSVASEVEALGIEAVSLPLDLSQTIEVNIAIAQVWRDCGPIDILVNCAGVAHQSSFLRSRLQDVQSELEVNLLGMYAITRMVARRMAVQRHGRIINVSSLMGKVAAPTMATYSATKFAILGFTQALRGELAAYNIKVSALLPSLTDTDMVQDLEWFRWVSLMTPKQVAKALIAGLKHETPEILVGWQSHMAVWCHRLFPFLMEKILLIAAPKVG